A single region of the Chthoniobacterales bacterium genome encodes:
- a CDS encoding Mrp/NBP35 family ATP-binding protein, giving the protein MSSINAETVREALRVVKYPGFSRDIVSFGLVESAQVKGDEVFVKLSLAVTDPKIAQQIHRECMEVLSAVPGVRVPRVQVDLKKPPEAASPGATKIEGVKNVVAVASGKGGVGKSTVASNLAHALSLGGARTGLCDCDLYGPSIALMFGTTEQPVATEDNRIVPVERYGVKLMSMGFLADPDTPAVLRGPMVTRYTQQFLRQVDWGELDYLILDLPPGTGDIQLTVVQTVALAGAVVVTTPQEVALIDARKAVAMFQKTNVRVLGIVENMSCFVCPSDGKRYDIFGRGGGQREADRLGVPLLGEVPIDIATREAGDTGMPVVGRAGESAVAREFIKIAEALRKEVAC; this is encoded by the coding sequence ATGTCGTCAATCAACGCGGAGACCGTCAGGGAAGCGCTGCGGGTGGTCAAATACCCCGGATTCAGCAGGGATATCGTATCGTTCGGGCTGGTCGAGTCCGCCCAGGTGAAAGGGGACGAGGTCTTCGTGAAGCTCTCGCTTGCCGTCACGGACCCGAAAATCGCGCAACAGATCCACCGCGAATGTATGGAAGTGCTTTCCGCCGTGCCCGGCGTGCGCGTTCCCCGCGTGCAGGTCGATTTGAAAAAGCCGCCCGAGGCCGCGTCGCCCGGGGCGACGAAAATCGAGGGTGTGAAGAATGTTGTCGCCGTGGCCAGCGGCAAAGGCGGGGTCGGCAAGAGCACGGTCGCCTCCAATCTGGCCCACGCCCTGAGTCTGGGCGGGGCGCGCACGGGTTTGTGCGACTGCGACCTTTACGGGCCGAGCATCGCCTTGATGTTCGGCACCACCGAGCAGCCGGTCGCGACGGAAGACAATCGCATCGTTCCCGTCGAGCGCTACGGAGTGAAGTTGATGTCGATGGGATTCCTCGCCGACCCGGATACGCCGGCGGTTCTGCGCGGCCCGATGGTGACGCGCTACACGCAGCAGTTCCTGCGTCAGGTGGATTGGGGAGAACTGGACTACCTCATCCTGGACTTGCCGCCGGGCACGGGCGACATCCAGCTCACGGTCGTTCAAACTGTCGCGCTCGCCGGCGCGGTGGTTGTCACCACGCCGCAGGAAGTCGCGCTGATCGACGCGCGCAAAGCGGTGGCAATGTTCCAAAAGACGAATGTCAGGGTTCTCGGGATCGTGGAAAATATGAGCTGTTTCGTGTGCCCGAGCGACGGCAAGCGCTACGATATTTTCGGGCGTGGCGGCGGGCAGCGCGAGGCCGACCGTTTGGGTGTCCCGCTGCTCGGCGAGGTTCCGATCGACATCGCGACCCGCGAGGCCGGCGATACGGGAATGCCCGTCGTGGGGCGTGCGGGGGAAAGTGCCGTCGCGCGCGAGTTCATCAAAATCGCGGAAGCTTTGCGCAAAGAGGTCGCATGTTAG
- a CDS encoding ACT domain-containing protein, producing MVKIVTQLAVFIENKPGTLAAVCDALAKEGINIWGLATSDTTDHNVVRLVLSDPKRALDVFEERGTLVVESDVLMVENRNSPGALVKIAKALAKKKINIEYAYLASHPGDVRGLLILRVNNAKAALGTLKTLRI from the coding sequence ATGGTCAAAATCGTCACTCAACTCGCCGTCTTCATCGAAAACAAACCGGGCACCCTCGCCGCCGTATGCGACGCGCTGGCAAAGGAAGGGATCAATATCTGGGGGTTGGCCACTTCCGACACCACGGACCACAACGTGGTTCGTCTCGTGCTCAGCGATCCGAAACGCGCATTGGATGTCTTCGAAGAGCGCGGAACCCTCGTCGTCGAAAGCGACGTGCTGATGGTGGAAAACCGCAACAGTCCCGGTGCCTTGGTGAAAATCGCCAAAGCCCTCGCCAAGAAGAAGATCAACATCGAATACGCCTACCTCGCGAGCCATCCGGGAGACGTGCGCGGATTGCTCATCCTGCGCGTCAACAACGCGAAAGCCGCGCTCGGCACGCTCAAAACTTTGAGGATCTGA
- the rpoN gene encoding RNA polymerase factor sigma-54: MPGLEQSAHMAQQQVLSPQMRQSLEILQAASLDLQQMVRRELESNPALEEEEQLNEESPDEETPEGGTDETDELNRLEEDWGDFSAEGAQAFDSASDLRRRHFLEGVAPEETLAQHLEKQLARLALDPVQRRIAALLVGNLDEDGRLAATPEEVADEAGVETEEVQEVLALLQTLDPAGVGARNLPECLMLQLARRGQADSVAARIVGSHLELLGRKKFPEIAALLGVPQDEVRAAGSLIASLDPKPARAFAGEVAQALSPDVVIEKSGGDFVVSLVHDNIPRLRISRACRDLLGKENAEAEVRGYLREKIRGGKFLIRSIQQRQQTILAIAREIAARQRAFLEHGVSALAPMTMAQVAEAVGVHETTVSRAIAGKAVATPHGVFDMKFFFTTGYRSDDGAEVSSASVKDAIAALVRGEDAHRPMSDQQIVEKLKSEGLSVARRTVTKYREALGILPSHLRKSF; this comes from the coding sequence ATGCCCGGTCTCGAGCAAAGCGCGCACATGGCGCAGCAGCAGGTGCTATCACCGCAGATGCGCCAGAGCCTGGAGATTCTGCAGGCCGCTTCGCTCGATCTTCAACAAATGGTGAGGCGGGAACTCGAAAGCAATCCCGCTCTTGAGGAGGAAGAACAGCTGAACGAGGAGTCCCCGGACGAGGAAACTCCGGAAGGCGGGACCGACGAGACCGACGAACTGAACAGGCTTGAAGAGGACTGGGGCGATTTTTCCGCCGAGGGCGCGCAGGCTTTTGATTCGGCGTCCGATTTGCGGCGCCGTCATTTTCTCGAGGGCGTGGCACCGGAGGAAACCCTCGCGCAGCATCTCGAGAAGCAGTTGGCGAGGTTGGCGCTTGATCCCGTGCAGCGGCGGATCGCGGCGCTTCTGGTCGGAAATCTCGACGAAGACGGCCGCTTGGCGGCAACGCCCGAGGAGGTGGCCGACGAGGCGGGAGTGGAGACCGAGGAGGTTCAAGAGGTGCTCGCCCTGCTGCAAACGCTCGATCCGGCCGGGGTGGGGGCTCGCAACCTCCCGGAGTGTCTCATGCTGCAGCTTGCAAGACGCGGTCAGGCGGACAGCGTGGCTGCCCGTATTGTCGGGAGTCATCTCGAGTTGCTCGGGCGGAAGAAATTTCCCGAAATCGCCGCTTTGCTCGGAGTGCCGCAGGACGAGGTCCGGGCGGCGGGTTCCTTGATCGCCTCGCTTGATCCCAAACCCGCGCGGGCCTTTGCCGGCGAGGTCGCCCAGGCGTTGTCGCCCGATGTCGTGATTGAAAAGTCGGGCGGCGACTTTGTTGTATCGCTGGTGCACGACAACATCCCGCGTTTACGGATCAGCCGCGCGTGCCGCGACCTGCTCGGCAAGGAAAACGCGGAAGCCGAGGTGCGCGGCTATCTGCGCGAGAAAATCCGCGGCGGGAAATTCCTCATCAGGAGCATCCAGCAACGGCAGCAGACCATACTCGCCATCGCGCGCGAGATCGCGGCCCGGCAGCGCGCTTTTCTCGAGCACGGTGTTTCGGCGTTGGCGCCGATGACCATGGCCCAGGTCGCGGAAGCCGTGGGGGTGCACGAGACGACTGTGAGCCGCGCGATCGCCGGCAAGGCCGTGGCCACGCCCCACGGTGTCTTCGACATGAAATTCTTTTTCACAACCGGTTACCGTTCGGATGACGGTGCCGAAGTGAGCAGCGCAAGCGTGAAGGATGCGATAGCCGCGCTGGTCCGCGGTGAGGACGCGCATCGCCCGATGAGCGACCAGCAGATCGTGGAAAAACTCAAGTCCGAGGGATTGTCCGTGGCGCGTCGCACGGTCACGAAATACCGCGAGGCGCTGGGGATACTTCCCAGCCATCTGCGAAAATCTTTTTGA
- a CDS encoding S41 family peptidase: MCLLTVAPCLFAQEDEDVSPYREMKTLARAVELIRQDYVDEDKTGYEELIYSAMRGMLEELDPHSDFMDPKDFKGMQEDTKSEFGGLGVVVGMKNERLTIVSPMEGTPGFRAGLLPGDVLLEIDGRSTEKMTLRDAVDKLRGEPGTAVKLAIGRSDAPKPINFNIEREVIKVPSVRGAKILDDVAGPKIGYVRISQFSEPTVKEFAKALSQLEKQGMEALILDLRFNPGGLLGSAVEVAGEFLPGGALVAYTEGRSPSAGRRYLAPGKGRKPRNYPLAVLVNGSSASGAEIVAGALKDSGRALLVGETTFGKGSVQSVVSLPDGSAVRLTTAKYFTPGKQPIHEKGVSPHVRAPMTGEDEARLLAERRREDLPAGSEKEEIGGVDDVPLQRAADALRGVLLHAREGTGGPSSEG; encoded by the coding sequence GTGTGTCTGCTGACAGTCGCGCCCTGTCTTTTCGCGCAGGAGGACGAGGACGTTTCGCCCTACAGGGAAATGAAGACCCTGGCGCGGGCGGTAGAGCTGATCCGTCAGGATTACGTGGACGAGGACAAGACCGGCTACGAGGAGCTTATCTACAGCGCGATGCGCGGAATGCTCGAGGAGTTGGATCCGCACAGCGACTTCATGGACCCGAAGGACTTCAAGGGTATGCAGGAGGACACAAAGAGCGAGTTCGGGGGGCTCGGTGTCGTGGTGGGCATGAAAAACGAACGGCTCACGATCGTGTCGCCGATGGAGGGAACGCCGGGTTTCCGCGCGGGGCTTTTGCCCGGCGATGTGCTGCTCGAAATCGACGGTCGCTCAACCGAAAAAATGACCTTGCGCGATGCGGTGGACAAACTTCGCGGCGAACCGGGCACCGCGGTGAAACTCGCCATCGGGCGCTCCGATGCGCCGAAGCCGATCAACTTCAACATCGAGCGCGAAGTCATCAAGGTTCCCAGCGTGCGCGGCGCCAAGATCTTGGACGATGTGGCCGGGCCGAAGATCGGCTACGTCCGGATCTCGCAGTTCAGCGAGCCGACGGTCAAAGAGTTCGCCAAGGCGTTGTCCCAGCTTGAGAAGCAGGGGATGGAGGCGCTGATCCTCGATCTGCGGTTCAATCCGGGCGGCTTGCTCGGCAGCGCCGTCGAGGTTGCGGGAGAATTTTTGCCCGGCGGTGCGCTCGTGGCTTACACGGAAGGTCGCTCGCCGTCGGCCGGGCGGCGCTACCTTGCGCCCGGCAAAGGCCGCAAACCGCGGAATTATCCGCTTGCCGTGCTGGTCAACGGCTCGAGCGCGAGCGGCGCCGAGATCGTGGCCGGCGCACTCAAGGATTCCGGAAGGGCTTTGCTCGTAGGCGAGACGACTTTCGGCAAAGGTTCGGTGCAGAGCGTGGTGTCCCTGCCAGACGGTTCGGCGGTGCGGCTGACCACCGCAAAATATTTCACGCCCGGCAAGCAACCGATCCACGAAAAGGGAGTCTCGCCGCACGTCCGCGCCCCGATGACGGGGGAAGACGAGGCGCGCCTGCTGGCGGAGCGCAGGCGCGAGGATCTGCCGGCGGGAAGCGAAAAAGAAGAGATCGGGGGAGTGGATGATGTGCCTCTGCAGCGCGCTGCCGATGCGCTGCGCGGAGTGCTGCTCCATGCGCGGGAGGGGACGGGCGGGCCGTCCAGCGAGGGTTGA
- the tsaD gene encoding tRNA (adenosine(37)-N6)-threonylcarbamoyltransferase complex transferase subunit TsaD, producing MNDPLVLALETSCDETAAAILQGPDRLRASVISSQAALHAAYGGVVPEVASRNHLASIRQVVAGAMEQAGVRLDKIDFFAATNGPGLASALLVGLSAAKGLAIALEKPFLAVNHVEGHLLSPFFGQKEIPPSVGLVVSGGHTLLVDIEAAGRYRLLGRTLDDAAGEAFDKVAKLLGLGYPGGPEIEARARLGDAERFNFPRGMKDSGDFNFSFSGLKTAVRYMQPETSSGDIADLCASFQEAVVDVLAHKAVGAAIQCRRNLIAVSGGVCLNKRLRGELLSRARAAGVEVVFAAPEFCADNAAMIAYTAMQHWRRGASSRLETDIFPTLGDDLFGSR from the coding sequence TTGAACGATCCCTTGGTCCTCGCCTTGGAGACCTCGTGCGACGAAACTGCCGCCGCGATCTTGCAGGGTCCCGACCGTCTGCGGGCCAGTGTCATATCTTCCCAGGCCGCGCTCCATGCCGCATACGGAGGCGTGGTTCCCGAGGTGGCGTCGCGCAATCACTTGGCATCGATCCGGCAGGTCGTTGCCGGCGCGATGGAGCAAGCCGGCGTGCGGTTGGACAAGATTGATTTTTTTGCCGCGACCAACGGTCCGGGTTTGGCCAGCGCCCTGCTCGTGGGGTTGTCGGCCGCCAAAGGCTTGGCCATCGCACTGGAAAAACCTTTCCTCGCCGTCAATCACGTGGAGGGGCACCTGCTGTCGCCGTTTTTCGGACAAAAGGAGATTCCGCCCTCCGTGGGTCTGGTTGTGAGCGGGGGCCACACGCTCCTGGTCGATATCGAGGCCGCCGGTCGCTACCGCCTGCTCGGCCGCACGCTGGATGATGCGGCAGGCGAGGCCTTCGACAAGGTGGCCAAGTTGCTGGGCTTGGGGTATCCGGGCGGTCCGGAAATCGAGGCGCGCGCGCGTCTCGGCGATGCCGAGCGCTTCAATTTTCCGCGGGGCATGAAAGACTCCGGAGACTTCAACTTCAGCTTCAGCGGCCTGAAGACCGCGGTGCGCTATATGCAGCCGGAAACTTCTTCGGGCGACATTGCCGATCTGTGTGCCTCCTTCCAAGAAGCCGTTGTGGACGTTCTGGCTCACAAAGCGGTGGGCGCGGCGATCCAGTGCCGTCGCAACTTGATCGCCGTGAGCGGCGGGGTTTGTCTGAACAAAAGACTTCGTGGAGAGCTTTTGTCCCGCGCCCGTGCCGCGGGTGTCGAGGTTGTGTTCGCCGCACCGGAATTTTGCGCGGACAACGCCGCGATGATCGCCTACACGGCGATGCAGCATTGGCGGCGGGGTGCATCCTCCCGACTCGAAACGGATATTTTTCCCACCCTGGGCGACGATTTGTTCGGCTCGCGCTGA
- a CDS encoding aspartate carbamoyltransferase catalytic subunit: protein MTSWNRKDLTDLAGLSAEEIVHVLDTAVEFKSVGQRKLKKVPSLRGKTLVNLFVEASTRTRTSFELAAVRLSADVVNITATSSSLSKGESLKDTAKNLEALSVDLIVLRHAAAGAPQFLADRLRAGVISAGDGSHEHPTQGLLDVFTIRERLGRLEGVKVGIVGDIRFSRVARSNIHALTKLGAEVTLIGPPTLVPREFEKLGARITHRLDDVLAGLDVINLLRIQHERQKAGYFPGTGEYAALFGLNAARAARLKPGALVMHPGPIHRGTELDGAVADGPHSVILDQVTNGLAVRMAVLYLCASVAQKEDA, encoded by the coding sequence GTGACCTCTTGGAATCGCAAAGATCTCACGGACCTCGCGGGACTGTCCGCCGAAGAAATCGTCCACGTGCTCGATACGGCAGTCGAGTTCAAGAGTGTCGGCCAAAGGAAGCTCAAGAAGGTGCCCAGCTTGCGGGGGAAGACGCTGGTGAATCTCTTCGTCGAAGCAAGCACGCGGACCCGCACTTCTTTCGAGTTGGCGGCGGTGCGGTTGAGTGCCGACGTGGTCAATATCACCGCGACAAGCTCCAGCTTGTCGAAGGGCGAGAGTCTCAAGGACACTGCGAAAAATTTGGAAGCATTGTCTGTCGACCTAATCGTCCTGCGGCACGCTGCCGCCGGTGCGCCGCAGTTCCTGGCGGATCGACTTCGTGCCGGAGTCATCAGCGCGGGCGACGGCTCCCACGAACACCCGACTCAGGGATTGCTCGACGTTTTCACCATACGCGAACGCCTCGGTCGCCTTGAAGGCGTCAAAGTCGGTATCGTGGGTGACATCCGCTTCAGCCGTGTGGCGCGGTCGAATATCCATGCGCTGACCAAACTCGGCGCCGAGGTCACGCTCATCGGTCCCCCGACCCTTGTGCCGCGCGAATTCGAGAAACTCGGGGCGCGCATCACCCACCGCCTCGACGACGTGCTTGCCGGTTTGGACGTGATCAATCTCCTGCGCATCCAGCACGAACGGCAGAAAGCCGGCTATTTCCCCGGGACGGGCGAATACGCCGCGCTTTTCGGTCTCAACGCCGCGCGTGCCGCGCGACTCAAACCCGGGGCTTTGGTCATGCATCCGGGGCCGATTCATCGCGGCACTGAATTGGATGGCGCGGTGGCCGACGGACCGCACAGCGTGATTCTCGACCAAGTGACAAACGGCCTCGCCGTGCGCATGGCCGTGCTCTACCTGTGCGCTTCGGTGGCGCAAAAGGAGGACGCATGA
- the uvrB gene encoding excinuclease ABC subunit UvrB, with translation MANSFRLASPHAPCGDQGPAIEKLTRALEAGNRHQTLLGVTGSGKTFTAANIIRNLDRPTLVISHNKTLAAQLYSEFKQFFPDNAVEYFVSYFDYYQPEAYIPRTDTYIEKDSSINEEIERLRLSATSSLLSRRDVLVVASVSCIYGLGSPEDYKNMLLPLKTGETMSREKFLGRLVDLLYERNDIAFGRGKFRVRGDVVEVHPANMDDEAVRVEFFGDEIDRISIIDPLTGHASDSVPGLTIFPAKQFVTPQDKLRRALGTIRTELDGRLAELESQGKLLESQRLKMRTEFDLEMMEEMGFCNGIENYSRHLSGRPPRSRPFTLLDFFPEDYLCVIDESHASIPQIGGMYAGDRSRKQVLVDYGFRLPSALDNRPLNFPEFMEMTNQLLYMSATPGDFELRNSHVGNTTFLPSSRSDNRLTIEESADLLQRARDNFDTATSGAPLVAEQIIRPTGLLDPKITMRPLKEQIDETIELCRQRIEKKQRVLVTTLTKRTAEDLADYLRDIGLKVRYLHSEIDTIERVEILRALRAGEFDILVGINLLREGLDLPEVGLVCILDADKEGYLRSQTSLIQTAGRAARHVDGEVVLFADNMTGSIRALIEISDYRRRRQMAYNEEHGITPRSVQRAVQESLHVILKGKSEETARVAEDGAGLSLSELLAELTQEMEEASSALEFERAALLRDQITELKAGTGLEKISPTRRLVTYGAKKRRR, from the coding sequence ATGGCCAATTCGTTCCGTCTCGCCTCACCCCATGCGCCCTGCGGGGACCAAGGTCCGGCCATCGAAAAGCTGACGCGCGCTCTCGAGGCTGGCAACCGGCACCAGACACTGCTCGGCGTGACCGGTTCGGGCAAAACCTTCACCGCGGCCAACATCATCCGCAATCTCGACCGGCCCACGCTCGTCATCTCGCACAACAAGACGCTGGCCGCGCAGCTTTACTCCGAATTCAAGCAATTCTTCCCCGACAATGCCGTCGAGTATTTCGTCAGCTACTTCGACTACTACCAGCCCGAGGCCTACATCCCCCGCACCGACACATACATCGAGAAAGATTCGTCGATCAACGAGGAGATCGAGCGCCTGCGACTCTCGGCGACAAGTTCACTGCTCTCGCGCCGCGATGTCCTCGTCGTGGCCAGCGTGTCCTGCATCTACGGATTGGGCTCTCCCGAGGATTACAAGAACATGCTGCTTCCGCTGAAGACCGGCGAGACCATGTCGCGGGAGAAATTTCTCGGACGTCTCGTCGATCTGCTCTACGAGCGCAACGACATCGCCTTCGGCCGCGGCAAATTCCGGGTGCGCGGTGATGTTGTCGAAGTCCACCCCGCCAACATGGACGACGAAGCCGTCCGCGTGGAATTCTTCGGTGATGAGATCGACCGCATCAGCATCATCGATCCGCTGACCGGACACGCTTCGGATTCCGTGCCCGGCCTGACTATTTTCCCCGCCAAACAGTTCGTGACCCCGCAGGACAAACTCCGCCGCGCACTCGGCACCATACGCACCGAACTCGACGGACGGCTCGCCGAACTCGAATCGCAGGGCAAGCTCCTCGAATCCCAGCGGCTCAAAATGCGCACCGAATTCGACCTCGAAATGATGGAAGAAATGGGATTCTGCAACGGCATAGAAAATTATTCGCGCCACCTCAGCGGACGCCCGCCCAGATCGCGTCCGTTCACCCTGCTCGACTTCTTTCCCGAGGACTATCTCTGCGTCATCGATGAATCCCATGCCTCGATTCCGCAGATCGGCGGCATGTATGCCGGCGACCGATCACGCAAACAAGTGCTCGTGGACTACGGGTTCCGTCTTCCCAGCGCCCTCGACAACCGCCCGCTCAATTTCCCCGAGTTCATGGAAATGACCAACCAGCTTCTTTACATGAGCGCCACGCCGGGGGACTTCGAACTTCGCAACAGCCATGTGGGCAACACGACTTTTCTTCCCTCGAGCCGCAGCGACAACCGCCTGACCATCGAGGAAAGCGCCGACCTGCTACAGCGCGCGCGGGACAATTTCGACACCGCCACGTCCGGCGCGCCGCTTGTCGCAGAGCAGATCATCCGTCCCACCGGACTGCTCGACCCGAAGATCACCATGCGTCCGTTGAAGGAGCAGATTGACGAGACGATCGAACTCTGCCGCCAGCGCATCGAGAAAAAGCAGCGCGTCCTCGTCACGACGCTCACCAAACGCACGGCCGAGGACCTCGCCGACTACCTGCGCGACATCGGGCTCAAGGTCCGCTACCTGCACAGCGAGATCGACACCATCGAGCGCGTGGAAATCCTCCGCGCCCTCCGCGCCGGCGAGTTCGACATCCTCGTCGGCATCAACCTCCTGCGTGAAGGCCTCGACCTTCCCGAGGTCGGACTCGTCTGCATCCTCGACGCCGACAAGGAGGGCTACCTGCGCAGCCAAACCTCGCTCATCCAGACGGCCGGACGCGCCGCGCGGCACGTCGATGGCGAGGTCGTCCTTTTTGCCGACAACATGACCGGCAGCATCCGCGCCCTCATCGAGATCAGCGATTACCGCCGGCGCCGTCAGATGGCATATAACGAGGAGCACGGCATCACCCCCCGCAGTGTGCAGCGGGCCGTGCAGGAAAGCCTCCACGTCATCCTCAAGGGCAAATCCGAAGAAACCGCGCGCGTGGCCGAGGACGGCGCCGGACTTTCCCTCTCCGAGTTGCTGGCCGAGCTGACCCAGGAAATGGAAGAAGCCTCCTCCGCCCTCGAATTCGAGCGCGCCGCCCTCCTCCGCGACCAGATCACCGAACTCAAAGCCGGCACAGGCTTGGAAAAAATCTCCCCGACCCGCCGCCTTGTGACCTACGGCGCGAAGAAGCGCCGGCGCTAG
- the pyrR gene encoding bifunctional pyr operon transcriptional regulator/uracil phosphoribosyltransferase PyrR, translating to MISPTDLRPLHDAEAISQAVGRVADAIAQELQGRGPVFLAGIPTRGAVLAQRLENLLRARGVDCGCGTVDISMHRDDLGLRGGLVELKGTTLPVDLENWNVVLVDDVQQTGRTARAAIEAVLAFGRPKRILYAVLADRGGRELPVRPDFTGLVLSVPASARVRVRLAGADEGEEGIFA from the coding sequence ATGATTTCACCGACCGACCTTCGCCCGCTTCACGATGCGGAGGCCATTAGTCAGGCCGTCGGGCGCGTGGCAGACGCGATCGCGCAGGAGTTGCAAGGCCGCGGTCCGGTTTTTCTCGCGGGCATCCCGACCCGCGGTGCGGTGCTGGCGCAAAGACTGGAAAATTTGCTACGCGCGCGCGGCGTCGACTGCGGATGCGGCACGGTGGATATCTCGATGCACCGCGACGACTTGGGGTTGCGCGGAGGTTTGGTGGAGCTGAAGGGCACCACGCTTCCGGTCGATCTTGAAAATTGGAACGTGGTGCTTGTCGATGACGTGCAGCAGACCGGCCGCACGGCACGTGCGGCCATCGAGGCCGTTCTGGCCTTCGGTCGTCCCAAGAGGATTCTTTACGCCGTCCTGGCCGACCGCGGAGGGCGCGAATTGCCGGTGCGCCCCGATTTCACCGGCCTTGTTCTTTCGGTGCCGGCGTCCGCGCGTGTGCGGGTCCGTTTGGCCGGGGCGGACGAGGGGGAGGAGGGGATTTTCGCGTGA
- the folK gene encoding 2-amino-4-hydroxy-6-hydroxymethyldihydropteridine diphosphokinase, with translation MRTGIALGSNLGDRLANLGDGRDLLLKLHEGTLPAAVSAVYETSPVGCPPGSPAFLNAVMEIETTLRPAELLEKLAGCEQRLGRAGGSAKNSPRPLDLDILYAGDTRMAGEAITLPHPRLHLRRFVLQPLADIRPELVLPGQTMTIAELLAELPDKSGVRLFASDW, from the coding sequence ATGCGCACGGGCATCGCACTCGGATCAAATCTCGGCGACCGTCTGGCCAACCTCGGGGACGGCCGCGATCTGCTGTTGAAGCTGCATGAGGGAACTTTGCCGGCTGCCGTCTCCGCTGTTTACGAAACTTCGCCGGTCGGCTGTCCGCCCGGATCGCCCGCATTTCTCAACGCGGTGATGGAGATCGAAACCACGCTGCGACCCGCGGAGCTTCTCGAAAAACTTGCCGGATGCGAGCAGCGACTAGGGCGAGCCGGGGGCAGCGCAAAAAACAGCCCGCGCCCTCTTGATCTCGACATCCTTTACGCGGGCGACACGCGGATGGCTGGTGAAGCGATAACCCTTCCCCACCCCCGCCTGCACCTTCGACGGTTCGTCCTGCAACCCTTGGCCGACATCAGACCGGAACTCGTCCTGCCCGGGCAGACGATGACGATCGCCGAACTCCTCGCGGAGCTTCCCGACAAGTCCGGCGTCCGGCTCTTTGCCTCCGACTGGTAG
- a CDS encoding nucleotidyltransferase domain-containing protein, with protein MKEPHNVLADSVLQGVADRLGQERAVAAAYLLGSAANGRLRADSDVDIALLPVRGAAISGLERVDLAADLELLLGRPVDLGILHTGNLVYAKEAVAHGKLLFERDRTARVRFGALVLSMYADLQENRREVIHAYAA; from the coding sequence ATGAAGGAGCCTCACAACGTGCTCGCCGATTCTGTCTTGCAGGGGGTGGCCGACCGGCTCGGACAGGAAAGAGCGGTTGCCGCCGCCTACCTTCTGGGTTCGGCCGCGAACGGGCGTCTGCGTGCGGACAGCGATGTGGATATCGCGTTGCTGCCGGTGCGAGGCGCAGCCATCAGCGGCTTGGAGCGTGTGGATCTTGCGGCGGACCTCGAACTCCTCCTCGGTCGACCGGTGGACTTGGGCATCCTTCACACGGGAAATCTCGTCTATGCGAAGGAGGCGGTGGCGCATGGAAAATTGCTTTTCGAGCGTGATCGAACCGCCCGCGTCCGCTTTGGCGCACTCGTGTTGTCTATGTATGCGGATTTGCAGGAAAATCGTCGGGAGGTGATTCATGCCTACGCCGCCTGA
- the panB gene encoding 3-methyl-2-oxobutanoate hydroxymethyltransferase: MNDLDIHFRNLKRSGRKVAALTAYDYPTARLLDDAGVDLILVGDSLGMVVLGYPDTTSVSLDDMIRHTGAVARGAKKSIIVADLPIDTYRTPDEAHDSARRLVAAGAQAVKLEGGAAVASQIGSLVAAGIPVLAHIGMLPQHIREEGGYKVKGRTTEEAEAIRRDAAAVQEAGAFAVVMEIVIPGLAAEITPTLQIPTIGIGSGEGCDGQILVLHDLVGLFPWFKPKFAKQRADIASAITGAVREYVTDVHGGTGMTPP, encoded by the coding sequence ATGAACGACCTCGACATCCATTTCCGGAATCTCAAGCGAAGCGGACGCAAAGTCGCGGCACTGACCGCGTATGATTATCCAACCGCGCGTCTGCTGGACGACGCGGGCGTCGATCTGATTCTTGTCGGCGATTCCCTAGGCATGGTTGTGCTCGGGTATCCGGACACCACTTCAGTCAGCCTCGACGACATGATCCGACACACCGGCGCGGTAGCTCGCGGAGCGAAAAAATCCATCATCGTCGCCGATCTGCCGATCGACACTTACCGCACCCCGGACGAAGCGCATGACAGTGCCCGCCGGCTCGTCGCAGCCGGCGCGCAGGCCGTGAAGCTCGAAGGCGGTGCGGCCGTCGCGTCACAGATCGGCTCGCTTGTCGCCGCGGGCATTCCCGTGCTGGCCCACATCGGCATGCTCCCGCAACACATCCGCGAAGAGGGCGGATACAAAGTGAAGGGGCGCACCACCGAAGAGGCCGAGGCCATCCGGCGCGACGCTGCGGCCGTGCAGGAAGCCGGCGCGTTCGCTGTGGTCATGGAGATCGTCATCCCCGGCCTCGCCGCCGAAATCACACCGACGCTGCAAATCCCCACCATAGGCATCGGCAGCGGCGAAGGTTGCGACGGACAGATTCTCGTCCTGCACGACCTCGTCGGCTTGTTTCCGTGGTTCAAACCGAAGTTCGCCAAGCAGCGCGCCGATATCGCGTCAGCCATCACCGGCGCGGTGCGCGAATATGTCACCGATGTTCACGGCGGCACGGGAATGACCCCGCCCTGA